The Streptomyces luteogriseus genome includes a window with the following:
- a CDS encoding DeoR/GlpR family DNA-binding transcription regulator, translating into MSENQNLLAEQRRSLILDEVRRRGGVRVNELTRKLGVSDMTVRRDLDALARQGVLEKVHGGAVPVVEASTHEPGFEAKSGLELTAKEDIARAAAKLVAPGAAIALSGGTTTFALAHQLLDVPDLTVVTNSVRVADVFHAAQRTSGPRQGAATVVLTGGVRTPSDSLVGPVADQAIAALHFDLLFLGVHGISVEAGLSTPNLAEAETNRRLVQSARRVVVVADHTKWGKVGLSSFASLERIDTLVTDAGLPDEARGVVTEHLRRLVVAGEPGDDADI; encoded by the coding sequence GTCAACGAGCTGACCCGCAAGCTCGGTGTGTCGGACATGACCGTCCGCCGCGACCTCGACGCGCTCGCCCGCCAGGGCGTGCTGGAGAAGGTGCACGGCGGCGCGGTACCGGTGGTCGAGGCGAGTACGCACGAACCGGGCTTCGAGGCCAAGTCCGGCCTGGAGCTGACCGCCAAGGAGGACATCGCACGCGCCGCGGCCAAGCTGGTCGCGCCCGGTGCGGCGATCGCCCTGTCGGGCGGTACCACGACCTTCGCGCTGGCGCACCAGTTGCTGGACGTCCCGGACCTCACGGTGGTCACCAACTCGGTGCGGGTCGCCGACGTGTTCCACGCGGCGCAGCGCACCTCGGGCCCGCGGCAGGGCGCGGCCACGGTCGTGCTGACGGGCGGAGTGCGCACGCCCTCCGACTCGCTGGTGGGTCCGGTCGCCGACCAGGCGATCGCGGCGCTCCACTTCGACCTGTTGTTCCTCGGGGTGCACGGCATATCGGTCGAGGCCGGCCTGTCGACGCCGAATCTCGCGGAGGCCGAGACGAACCGGCGGCTCGTGCAGTCGGCCCGCCGTGTGGTCGTGGTCGCGGACCACACCAAGTGGGGCAAGGTGGGCTTGAGTTCGTTCGCCTCGCTGGAGCGGATCGACACGCTCGTGACGGACGCCGGCCTGCCGGACGAGGCGCGCGGGGTGGTCACGGAGCATCTGCGTCGGCTGGTGGTGGCCGGGGAGCCCGGGGACGACGCAGACATCTGA
- a CDS encoding NAD(P)-dependent oxidoreductase, protein MTDNLTVSVLGTGIMGAAMARNLARAGHTVHAWNRTRAKAEPLAADGVRIADTPAQAVQDADVVLTILYDGPAALDTMREAVPALRPGTVWVQSTTAGIEGVAELAAFAREHGLVFYDAPVLGTRQPAEAGKLTVLAAGPTEGREKVTPVFDAVGARTVWSGEDGGRGGATRLKLVANSWVLAVTAAAGEALALSEALGVDPRGFFDLVAGGPLDMGYLRAKSELVLENRLTPPQFAVSTAAKDARLIVQAGVDHGVRLDVAEAAAARMERAAAQGHADEDMVAAYFASFDEKTDS, encoded by the coding sequence ATGACCGACAATCTCACCGTGAGCGTCCTGGGCACCGGCATCATGGGCGCCGCGATGGCCCGCAACCTCGCCCGGGCCGGACACACGGTCCACGCCTGGAACCGCACCCGGGCCAAGGCCGAGCCGCTGGCCGCCGACGGCGTGCGGATCGCCGACACCCCCGCGCAGGCCGTCCAGGACGCCGATGTCGTCCTGACCATCCTCTACGACGGTCCCGCCGCGCTGGACACGATGCGCGAGGCCGTCCCCGCTCTGCGCCCCGGCACCGTCTGGGTGCAGTCCACCACCGCGGGCATCGAGGGCGTGGCCGAGCTGGCCGCCTTCGCCCGCGAGCACGGCCTGGTCTTCTACGACGCCCCCGTCCTGGGCACCCGCCAGCCCGCCGAGGCCGGGAAGCTGACCGTGCTCGCGGCCGGTCCCACCGAGGGCCGCGAGAAGGTGACGCCGGTCTTCGACGCCGTCGGCGCCCGGACCGTGTGGAGCGGCGAGGACGGGGGGCGGGGCGGTGCCACCCGGCTGAAGCTCGTCGCCAACAGCTGGGTCCTCGCCGTCACGGCCGCCGCCGGCGAGGCCTTGGCCCTGTCCGAGGCGCTCGGCGTCGACCCGCGCGGCTTCTTCGACCTCGTCGCCGGTGGCCCGCTCGACATGGGCTATCTGCGCGCCAAGTCCGAGCTCGTCCTCGAGAACAGGCTCACGCCGCCCCAGTTCGCGGTGAGCACCGCCGCCAAGGACGCCCGGCTGATCGTTCAGGCCGGCGTGGACCACGGCGTCCGTCTGGACGTCGCCGAAGCGGCCGCCGCCCGCATGGAGCGTGCCGCCGCCCAGGGCCACGCCGACGAGGACATGGTCGCGGCCTACTTCGCCAGCTTCGACGAGAAGACCGACTCCTAG
- a CDS encoding alpha-ketoglutarate-dependent dioxygenase AlkB family protein produces the protein MDAELFPRARTQVAPGAVHLPDWLDAEHQRALLDACRDWARPPAGLRTVRTPGGGTMTARQVCLGWHWYPYAYARTVADGDGSPVKPFPRWLGELGRRAVRDTLGGPAPDYDIALINFYDADARMGMHRDSDERSDAPVVSLSLGDTCVFRFGNTETRTRPYTDVELRSGDLFVFGGPSRLAYHGVPRVHAGTAPPPLGLTGRLNITLRAGGL, from the coding sequence ATGGACGCCGAGTTGTTCCCCAGGGCCCGTACGCAGGTCGCGCCCGGCGCCGTGCACCTGCCCGACTGGCTGGACGCCGAGCATCAGCGCGCGCTGCTCGACGCCTGCCGCGACTGGGCCCGGCCGCCCGCGGGGCTGCGCACGGTCCGCACACCCGGCGGCGGCACCATGACCGCCCGGCAGGTCTGCCTCGGCTGGCACTGGTACCCCTACGCCTACGCCCGCACGGTCGCCGACGGGGACGGCTCCCCGGTGAAGCCGTTCCCGCGGTGGCTCGGCGAACTGGGTCGCCGGGCGGTCCGCGACACCCTCGGCGGACCGGCGCCGGACTACGACATCGCGCTCATCAACTTCTACGACGCCGACGCCCGCATGGGCATGCACCGCGACAGCGACGAGAGGTCCGACGCGCCGGTGGTGTCGCTGAGTCTCGGCGACACCTGCGTCTTCCGCTTCGGCAACACCGAGACGCGCACCCGGCCCTACACCGACGTCGAGCTGCGCAGCGGCGACCTGTTCGTCTTCGGCGGCCCGTCCCGCCTGGCCTACCACGGGGTCCCACGCGTCCACGCGGGCACGGCACCGCCCCCACTGGGCCTGACGGGCCGGCTCAACATCACCCTCCGGGCCGGCGGTCTCTGA
- a CDS encoding DUF4865 family protein, whose amino-acid sequence MHALQYEIALPAGYDMGIIRDRVARRGHLLDEWGGLGLKAYLIRERGLRGSPVNQYAPFYLWNTVDGMNSFLWGGGFQGVSDDFGRPSARQWTGLAYEEGHGSQPRFAVRHRQPVPDGVPLAESVEDAVGEARRLAAEDGALCAAAAVDTSRWELVHFSLWERWEQDAPKADGEVFEVLHLSTPGRDRLARGRQW is encoded by the coding sequence ATGCACGCCCTGCAGTACGAGATCGCCCTGCCCGCCGGGTACGACATGGGCATCATCCGCGACCGCGTCGCCCGCCGGGGTCACCTGCTCGACGAATGGGGCGGGCTCGGCCTCAAGGCCTACCTGATCCGCGAGCGCGGCCTGCGCGGCTCGCCGGTCAACCAGTACGCCCCCTTCTACCTCTGGAACACGGTCGACGGGATGAACTCCTTCCTGTGGGGCGGCGGTTTCCAGGGAGTCAGTGACGACTTCGGGCGGCCGTCGGCACGCCAGTGGACGGGCCTCGCGTACGAGGAAGGCCACGGCTCGCAGCCGCGGTTCGCGGTACGGCACCGCCAACCCGTCCCGGACGGCGTGCCGTTGGCCGAAAGCGTGGAGGACGCGGTGGGTGAGGCCCGGCGGCTGGCGGCGGAGGACGGGGCCCTGTGCGCCGCCGCGGCCGTCGACACGAGCCGCTGGGAGCTGGTGCACTTCTCCCTCTGGGAGCGATGGGAGCAGGACGCGCCCAAGGCCGACGGCGAGGTGTTCGAGGTGCTGCATCTGTCCACGCCGGGCCGGGACCGGCTGGCCCGGGGACGCCAGTGGTGA
- a CDS encoding phosphotriesterase family protein, protein MSAVRTVLGDVPPADLGVCDAHDHVFFGSPRLPGQELRSVAAARAELVAFREQGGGAVVQWTPYGLGRRAADLPPLSRETGVHLVAATGLHQAVHYDEDTLAGLRGRLAEVFVSELTVGIGTSEVRAGLVKVAGGFHALDAHARWTMAAAAEAHHATGATITVHLEMGTGALDVLDLLCGELGVPPHRVVLGHLNRSPDLVVHRQAAESGCYLAFDGPSLTHHATDWRMPEAVRALADAGFGDRVLLGADTTTAAARSVDGGPGMPYLLRRVRPRLVHAVGEELVERILTENPGRAFATEWR, encoded by the coding sequence GTGAGCGCGGTCCGCACGGTGCTGGGGGACGTGCCTCCCGCCGACCTGGGGGTATGTGACGCCCACGACCATGTGTTCTTCGGCAGTCCCCGGCTGCCCGGCCAGGAGCTGCGCAGCGTGGCGGCGGCGCGGGCGGAGCTGGTCGCGTTCCGGGAGCAGGGCGGTGGGGCCGTCGTGCAGTGGACGCCGTACGGGCTCGGGCGGCGGGCCGCCGATCTGCCGCCGCTGTCCCGGGAGACGGGCGTGCACCTGGTGGCCGCGACCGGTCTGCACCAGGCCGTGCACTACGACGAGGACACGCTCGCCGGTTTGCGGGGCCGGCTCGCCGAGGTCTTCGTCTCCGAACTCACCGTGGGCATCGGGACGTCGGAGGTGCGGGCGGGGCTGGTCAAGGTCGCGGGCGGCTTCCACGCGCTGGACGCGCACGCCCGCTGGACCATGGCGGCGGCGGCCGAGGCGCATCACGCCACGGGCGCGACGATCACCGTGCACCTGGAGATGGGCACCGGCGCCCTGGACGTACTGGACCTGCTGTGCGGGGAGTTGGGGGTGCCGCCGCACCGGGTGGTGCTCGGGCATCTCAACCGCTCCCCCGACCTCGTGGTGCACCGGCAGGCGGCCGAGTCCGGCTGCTATCTGGCCTTCGACGGACCGTCCCTCACCCACCACGCCACGGACTGGCGGATGCCGGAGGCCGTACGGGCCCTCGCCGACGCCGGGTTCGGCGACCGGGTGCTGCTGGGCGCGGACACCACCACGGCCGCCGCCCGCTCGGTGGACGGCGGCCCCGGGATGCCCTACCTGCTGCGCCGGGTGCGGCCCCGGCTCGTGCACGCCGTGGGCGAGGAGCTGGTGGAGCGCATCCTCACGGAGAACCCGGGCCGGGCGTTCGCGACCGAGTGGCGCTGA
- a CDS encoding PPOX class F420-dependent oxidoreductase, translating to MSKPPLPPEADDLLSRPNPCVMATLRSDGAPVSTATWYAWQDGRVLINLDEGRVRLKHLRRDPRVTLTVLAGDDWYTHVTLIGRVTEMYADEDLADIDLLARHYTGKPYPDRVRPRVSAWIEVDRWHGWGSLKDSDQAGG from the coding sequence ATGTCCAAGCCGCCGCTGCCGCCCGAGGCCGACGACCTGCTGAGCCGGCCCAACCCGTGCGTCATGGCCACCCTGCGCTCCGACGGCGCGCCCGTCTCCACCGCCACCTGGTACGCGTGGCAGGACGGCCGTGTCCTGATCAACCTCGACGAGGGCCGGGTGCGGCTGAAGCACCTGCGCCGCGACCCGCGCGTCACCCTCACCGTCCTCGCCGGCGACGACTGGTACACCCACGTCACCCTCATCGGCCGCGTCACCGAGATGTACGCCGACGAGGACCTGGCCGACATCGACCTCCTCGCCCGGCACTACACCGGCAAGCCCTACCCGGACCGTGTCCGCCCCCGCGTCAGCGCCTGGATCGAGGTCGACCGCTGGCACGGCTGGGGCTCGTTGAAGGACAGCGACCAGGCCGGCGGCTGA
- a CDS encoding ATP-binding protein, producing the protein MISYPSRHCTVELQALPSRIGQVRRIVSAQLRYWHLDPLIDRASLGVTELLSNVHRHAQPDKTCTVEIELLLDRLTVSVRDGDPRMPVIDEAEPLATCGRGLAMVAAMSESWGVRPDGESGKVVWFTLPTSAPVVTSPSLRSRRTVQEKPARRFAEVGVSTDGLRPDHAPARSAVAG; encoded by the coding sequence GTGATCAGCTACCCAAGCAGGCACTGCACGGTGGAGCTCCAAGCCCTGCCGTCGCGGATCGGCCAGGTCCGCAGAATCGTATCTGCGCAGTTGCGCTACTGGCATCTCGACCCCCTGATCGACCGGGCCTCGCTCGGCGTGACGGAGCTGTTGTCCAACGTCCACCGGCATGCCCAGCCGGACAAGACGTGCACCGTGGAGATAGAGCTGCTGCTCGACCGGCTCACGGTCTCGGTGCGCGACGGGGATCCGCGGATGCCCGTGATCGACGAGGCCGAGCCGCTGGCGACCTGCGGGCGTGGGCTCGCGATGGTGGCCGCCATGAGCGAGAGCTGGGGCGTCCGGCCGGACGGCGAGTCCGGCAAGGTCGTGTGGTTCACCCTGCCGACGTCCGCCCCCGTGGTGACGTCGCCGTCGCTCCGCTCGCGGCGCACGGTCCAGGAGAAGCCGGCCCGCCGGTTCGCCGAGGTCGGGGTCTCCACCGACGGGCTGCGGCCCGACCATGCTCCCGCCCGGTCCGCCGTTGCCGGTTGA
- a CDS encoding ROK family protein: MSGKADPRQAGNGSTSRARLDRGRGALGPALELVHTGRAPTRAVLTAELGVTRATAGAVAAELEALGLIRVDARPGAAAGSQGRPSHKLAVADDGPVALAAQVHSDGFRAALVGLGGRIVATAPGCEVVDADPAKVLASVVAAGAELLRETGLRCVGAGLAVPSAVAEPGGLALNPLHLAWPAGAPVRDIFAEQVRAAGLEGPAFAANDVNLAALAEHRHGAGRGSRDLLCVATGHRGVGGALVLDGRLHRGSSGLALEVGHLTVHPEGRPCHCGSRGCLDVETDPLAFLTEAGREPGPEVSLLQQSIDLIRHHYDDPGVRTAAEALIDRLGLGLAGLVNILNPDRIILGGLHRTLLDADPGRLRAVVADRSLWGQSGGVPILPCTLDHNSLVGAAELAWQPVLDDPLGALTAQG; encoded by the coding sequence ATGAGCGGGAAGGCGGACCCCCGGCAGGCGGGGAACGGGAGCACTTCGAGAGCGCGGCTGGACCGGGGACGCGGAGCACTCGGACCCGCACTGGAACTCGTGCACACCGGACGCGCGCCGACCCGGGCCGTGCTCACCGCCGAGCTCGGGGTGACCCGGGCGACGGCCGGCGCGGTCGCCGCCGAGCTGGAGGCACTCGGGCTGATCCGGGTCGACGCCCGGCCCGGCGCGGCGGCCGGCTCGCAGGGCAGGCCCTCACACAAGCTGGCCGTCGCCGACGACGGGCCCGTCGCGCTCGCGGCGCAGGTCCACTCCGACGGTTTCCGGGCGGCACTGGTCGGACTGGGCGGCCGGATCGTCGCCACCGCGCCCGGCTGCGAGGTCGTCGACGCCGACCCGGCCAAGGTGCTCGCCTCCGTCGTCGCGGCCGGCGCCGAGCTGCTGCGCGAGACCGGTCTGCGGTGCGTGGGCGCGGGCCTCGCCGTCCCCTCCGCCGTCGCCGAGCCCGGGGGACTCGCGCTGAACCCCCTCCACCTGGCCTGGCCCGCGGGCGCGCCCGTCCGGGACATCTTCGCCGAGCAGGTGCGCGCGGCCGGCCTCGAGGGACCCGCGTTCGCCGCGAACGACGTCAACCTCGCCGCGCTCGCCGAGCACCGGCACGGCGCCGGCCGCGGCTCCCGTGACCTGCTGTGCGTGGCCACCGGCCACCGCGGCGTCGGCGGCGCGCTCGTCCTCGACGGCCGCCTGCACCGGGGCAGTTCGGGCCTCGCGCTGGAGGTCGGACACCTCACCGTGCACCCCGAGGGCCGCCCCTGCCACTGCGGCAGCCGCGGCTGCCTGGACGTGGAGACCGACCCGCTGGCCTTCCTCACGGAGGCCGGACGCGAACCCGGCCCCGAGGTGTCACTGCTCCAGCAGTCCATCGACCTGATCCGCCACCACTACGACGACCCGGGCGTCCGCACCGCCGCCGAGGCCCTCATCGACCGCCTCGGTCTCGGCCTCGCCGGTCTGGTCAACATCCTCAACCCGGACCGCATCATCCTCGGCGGCCTGCACCGCACCCTCCTCGACGCCGACCCCGGCCGCCTCCGCGCGGTCGTGGCCGACCGCAGCCTGTGGGGGCAGAGCGGCGGCGTCCCCATCCTGCCCTGCACCCTCGACCACAACAGCCTGGTCGGCGCGGCGGAACTGGCCTGGCAGCCGGTCCTGGACGATCCGCTGGGAGCGCTGACCGCACAGGGGTGA
- a CDS encoding SHOCT domain-containing protein: protein MQTLAHFGDGGPGPWILLFPVIWALVIGGGIALLRRTVRRGRRGGPWGRPTVESDSPLAVLGRRFASGEIDEDEYWRRLSVLNEEFGRKGGAA, encoded by the coding sequence ATGCAGACCCTGGCGCACTTCGGCGACGGCGGGCCCGGCCCGTGGATCCTGCTCTTCCCGGTGATCTGGGCGCTGGTGATCGGCGGCGGCATCGCGCTGCTGCGCCGCACGGTGCGGCGCGGACGCCGCGGCGGCCCGTGGGGGCGGCCCACCGTCGAGAGCGACTCGCCCCTCGCCGTACTCGGCCGCCGCTTCGCCTCCGGCGAGATCGACGAGGACGAGTACTGGCGCCGACTGTCCGTGCTCAACGAGGAGTTCGGCCGTAAGGGAGGCGCGGCATGA
- a CDS encoding SRPBCC family protein, producing the protein MARRLRPVGPDFVTTAPVRHVFVREVAAPVAAVYSALVDVPGWAEWFPQVAAARPVDAGAGRDITLTGGIRFRESVIAAKAPEVYAYRIDVTNLPGVRALAEEWRLAPAGTGTRVRWTFATDGTAAYRLALKVARGGQARAFRDAVRSLDRRLAA; encoded by the coding sequence ATGGCTCGTCGACTGCGCCCGGTGGGGCCCGACTTCGTCACGACCGCGCCCGTCCGGCACGTCTTCGTACGGGAGGTGGCCGCCCCGGTGGCGGCGGTCTACAGCGCGCTCGTGGACGTGCCCGGCTGGGCCGAGTGGTTCCCACAGGTGGCGGCCGCCCGCCCGGTCGACGCCGGTGCCGGACGCGACATCACGCTCACCGGTGGCATCCGGTTCCGCGAGTCGGTGATCGCGGCGAAGGCACCCGAGGTGTACGCCTACCGCATCGACGTCACCAACCTGCCGGGCGTGCGGGCGCTGGCCGAGGAGTGGCGGCTCGCGCCGGCCGGCACCGGCACCCGGGTGCGGTGGACGTTCGCCACCGACGGGACGGCCGCGTACCGGCTGGCCCTGAAGGTGGCGCGCGGGGGCCAGGCGCGGGCGTTCCGGGACGCCGTGCGGTCGTTGGACCGGCGGCTGGCGGCCTGA
- a CDS encoding PLP-dependent cysteine synthase family protein produces MSTPQQTRTGVTLDVDHSDAAYRAWLKEAVRRVQADANRSADTHLLQFPLPDRWGIDLYLKDESTHPTGSLKHRLARSLFLYGLCNGWIRPDRPVIEASSGSTAVSEAYFAKLIGVPFIAVMPRTTSAEKIRLIEFHSGRCHFVDDPRTMYEESARLAAETGGHYMDQFTYAERATDWRGNNNIAESIFRQLRLERFPEPAWIVATAGTGGTSATLARYVHYMQYDTRVCVADPENSCFFEGWTTGDPDVTCDCGSRIEGIGRPRMEPSFVPGAIDRMMKVPDAASVAAVRALERAIGRKAGGSTGTGLWSALKIVAEMVSEGRQGSVVTLLCDPGDRYLDKYYSDAWLASQGLDTRPYTAAIDSLLKTGVWPD; encoded by the coding sequence GTGAGCACTCCCCAGCAGACCCGGACCGGCGTGACCCTCGACGTCGACCACAGCGACGCCGCCTACCGGGCCTGGCTCAAAGAAGCCGTCCGCAGAGTCCAGGCGGACGCCAACCGCTCGGCCGACACCCACCTCCTGCAGTTCCCCCTGCCGGACCGGTGGGGCATCGACCTCTATCTGAAGGACGAGTCGACCCACCCCACCGGCAGCCTCAAGCACCGCCTCGCCCGCTCCCTCTTCCTCTACGGCCTCTGCAATGGCTGGATCCGGCCGGACCGGCCCGTCATCGAGGCCTCCAGTGGCTCGACTGCCGTCTCCGAGGCGTACTTCGCGAAGCTGATCGGCGTGCCCTTCATCGCCGTCATGCCGCGCACGACGAGCGCCGAGAAGATCCGCCTCATCGAGTTCCACTCCGGCCGCTGCCACTTCGTGGACGACCCGCGCACGATGTACGAGGAGTCCGCCCGCCTCGCGGCCGAGACCGGCGGCCACTACATGGACCAGTTCACCTACGCCGAACGGGCCACGGACTGGCGCGGCAACAACAACATCGCCGAGTCCATCTTCCGCCAGCTGCGCCTGGAGCGGTTTCCCGAGCCCGCGTGGATCGTCGCCACGGCGGGCACCGGCGGCACCTCCGCGACCCTCGCGCGCTACGTCCACTACATGCAGTACGACACCCGCGTCTGCGTGGCCGACCCCGAGAACTCGTGCTTCTTCGAGGGCTGGACCACCGGCGATCCGGACGTCACCTGCGACTGCGGCTCCCGTATCGAGGGCATCGGAAGGCCCCGCATGGAACCGAGCTTCGTGCCCGGTGCGATCGACCGGATGATGAAGGTGCCCGACGCGGCCAGCGTCGCCGCCGTCCGGGCCCTTGAGCGCGCCATCGGCCGCAAGGCCGGCGGCTCGACCGGTACCGGGCTGTGGAGCGCGTTGAAGATCGTCGCCGAAATGGTCTCCGAGGGCCGGCAGGGCAGCGTCGTGACCCTGCTGTGCGACCCCGGGGACCGGTATCTCGACAAGTACTACTCGGACGCCTGGCTGGCCTCGCAGGGGCTCGACACAAGGCCGTACACGGCCGCGATCGACTCGCTCCTGAAGACGGGCGTCTGGCCCGACTGA
- a CDS encoding methyltransferase — MKTPWGEPALTRFPEDPRDRLRAWDASDEYLLRHLAEERVPLDGTVVVVGDRWGALVTALAAHRPVQITDSHLTQEATRANLARAGVEPGAVRLLTTQDPPPERIDVLLVRVPKSLALLEDQLLRLAPAVHAGTVVVGTGMVKEIHTSTLALFERILGPTRTSLAEKKARLIFCTPDPALERPGNPWPYVYTLPDGIGPAAGGTVVNHAGVFCADRLDIGTRFFLRHLPGGRGGRVVDLGCGNGVVGTSVALADPDAEVLFVDESFQAVASAEATYKANGVRGHAEFRVGDGLAGVPSGSVDLVLNNPPFHSHQATTDATAWRMFTGARRALRPGGELWVIGNRHLGYHVKLRKLFGNSRLVASDPKFVVLKAVKR; from the coding sequence ATGAAGACGCCGTGGGGCGAGCCGGCGCTGACCCGTTTCCCCGAGGACCCGCGCGACAGGCTGCGCGCCTGGGACGCCTCGGACGAGTACCTGCTGAGGCATCTGGCCGAGGAACGGGTGCCGCTGGACGGCACGGTCGTGGTCGTCGGGGACCGCTGGGGCGCGCTGGTCACGGCGCTCGCCGCGCACCGGCCGGTGCAGATCACCGACTCCCACCTCACGCAGGAGGCGACCCGGGCCAACCTCGCGCGGGCCGGCGTGGAGCCGGGTGCGGTGCGGCTGCTCACCACGCAGGATCCGCCGCCGGAGCGGATCGACGTGCTGCTGGTGCGGGTGCCGAAGAGCCTTGCGCTGCTGGAGGACCAGCTGCTGCGACTGGCTCCGGCCGTGCACGCGGGGACGGTCGTCGTCGGCACGGGCATGGTGAAGGAGATCCACACCTCGACGCTGGCGCTGTTCGAGCGGATCCTCGGGCCGACCCGCACCTCGCTCGCCGAGAAGAAGGCCCGGCTGATCTTCTGCACGCCGGATCCCGCTCTGGAGCGTCCCGGCAATCCGTGGCCGTACGTCTACACGCTGCCGGACGGCATCGGCCCCGCTGCCGGAGGCACCGTCGTCAATCACGCGGGGGTCTTCTGCGCCGACCGGCTCGACATCGGGACGCGGTTCTTCCTCCGGCATCTGCCCGGGGGACGGGGTGGCCGGGTGGTGGACCTGGGGTGCGGCAACGGCGTGGTGGGTACCTCGGTGGCGCTGGCCGACCCGGACGCCGAGGTGCTGTTCGTGGACGAGTCCTTCCAGGCCGTGGCCTCGGCGGAGGCGACGTACAAGGCGAACGGCGTGCGGGGGCATGCCGAGTTCCGGGTCGGTGACGGGCTGGCGGGCGTGCCCTCCGGCAGTGTCGACCTGGTCCTCAACAACCCGCCGTTCCACTCCCACCAGGCGACGACGGACGCCACGGCCTGGCGGATGTTCACCGGGGCCCGGCGCGCGTTGCGGCCGGGCGGGGAGCTGTGGGTGATCGGCAACCGGCACCTGGGCTACCACGTCAAGCTGCGGAAGCTGTTCGGCAACAGCCGGCTCGTCGCGAGCGACCCGAAGTTCGTGGTGCTGAAGGCCGTCAAGCGGTAG
- a CDS encoding TetR/AcrR family transcriptional regulator, which produces MYSSGMSTPERLIESTRELLWERGYTGTSPKAILERADAGQGSMYHHFKGKPDLALAAIRRTAEEMRATAAGVLDGPGTPYERIEAYLRRERAVLRGCPVGRLTMDPDVIASPELRAPVDETLDWLRGRIAGIVEEGKAQGQFAPGLDAGEIAAAVVATVQGGYVLARASGSPAVFDAGVRGLLSLLAPRPS; this is translated from the coding sequence ATGTACAGTAGTGGTATGAGCACCCCGGAGCGGCTGATCGAGTCCACCCGCGAGCTGTTGTGGGAGCGCGGCTACACGGGCACCAGCCCCAAGGCGATCCTGGAGCGCGCGGACGCCGGGCAGGGCAGCATGTACCACCACTTCAAGGGCAAGCCCGATCTCGCCCTGGCCGCGATCCGGCGGACAGCCGAGGAGATGCGCGCCACCGCCGCGGGAGTACTCGACGGCCCGGGCACGCCCTACGAGCGCATCGAGGCGTACCTGCGGCGCGAGCGGGCCGTGCTGCGAGGCTGCCCGGTCGGCCGGCTGACGATGGACCCGGACGTGATCGCGAGTCCCGAGCTGCGCGCACCGGTCGACGAGACGCTCGACTGGCTGCGCGGGCGGATCGCCGGGATCGTCGAAGAGGGCAAGGCGCAGGGCCAGTTCGCGCCCGGCCTGGACGCCGGGGAGATCGCGGCGGCGGTCGTCGCGACCGTCCAGGGCGGTTACGTCCTCGCCCGCGCCTCCGGCTCCCCCGCCGTCTTCGACGCGGGGGTCCGGGGGCTGCTCTCCCTGCTGGCACCCCGGCCCTCTTGA